GGGTATACAAGAAGGCGTGGTCAATAGATAAGATCAAAGGTTATTTTCAGCAAGAAAAGGGTAAACAGTTTGATCCCGTTTTAACGGATCTCTTTTTTGAAAATCTTGATGAAATTCTTGAGCTTCGTAAGATGTATCCAGATGGTTAATTTTTGTATTTATATAAATTTTAAAAGGCATTGAAATAATTTCAATGCCTTTTTTTTGAGAAAACAGTAGTCAGGATGATTTGAGCAGTTTTTCCACGAGAAACGGTTCGGGATGTTTTTTATTTCTCGCCAAATGCAGCGAGCTTTTTCGACATTTATTAACACAAACACCGCATCCCATACATTTATTCGGGTCAACGTGCATACGCTTGTCGCGGACCTTCATAGCTCCGAATGGGCAATATTCCATACATTGACCGCATCCGATACATTTGTGCGGGTCGACAATGGCGATGTATCCCGACGGGGCCAGCATAGGAATACCGTTTCTCATTGCCTCCATTGCGCCGCAGCAGCAAGGACAGCAGTTGCAGATTGCATAAAATCTACCGAGCATTACATCCTTGAAAAATGCGTGATGCACATGGCCTCGTGCGTTTTCCGCCTCAAGAATTCTTTCAGCTTCATCTATTGTTATGCTTCGTGCTTTATCTGGATGATTTTCTACAACAAATGAAGCAAAAGGTTCTCCAATAATTAAACATACATCCAGTGGATGGCACGGGTTCTTTCTGGACGCGCGGCAAGGACATTCAAGGGCTACAATATGATCGGGGTCACTAAGCACGATGTCTCTGGCCTTGCTGTAGGGCAAAACTCTCTCAGGCAGGGTTGTCGAAACTTCGCGTCCGATATGTATAAGTTTAATGGCTTCTTCAGTTATAATGATTTTGCCGTGATATGTGTCTGCAAAGTCTTTTTTTAACTGCTCTCTTTTTGTCTTATCGGCAGGGTTGGCAATAAGACTTGAAATAAAGTCCGCAATCGGGGCAAGATTGTTTTCACCCAAAGCGGCACCGATATATGCTTTAGGCCAGCGTATATACATATAACCATGAAGAACATCTTTGATGGTCATATTTTTATCCTCAAGGGCTTTCTTGAGGAATTTTCCGGTTCCAGTGTCCGGAATAAATTTATTTATAACTTTCTTCATGTCTGGTCCTCTTATAAACTAAATTAGCAGAGCCTGAAAAAATAGTACAGGTTTTCTCGAAGTAACTTCACAAGATGAACGGGTTATGCCTATGTTGCACTTGTACCTGATATCATAAGAGATAAGGATATTTTGCAGGAGTGATAGAATGGAAATTACAGTTCGCAGACACGGTGAGAGTGTTGTCGTCAGCATAGGAGAAAGGATCGATGCTTACGGCGCAGTAGAGCTCGATAAAGTACTTGCAGATCTTTTAGCGGAAGAATCGCTGGCTTGTATGGCGTTTGATATGAGCGATGTCCGTTATTTAAGCAGTGCCGGAATTCGCAGCATAGTGAGAACTCTTAAAATTTTACGCCTTAGAAAAGGGGCGTTAGCTCTTTGCGGTCTGCGTTCATATTGTAAAAATGTTCTTGATACTGCCGGTATGACTCGTTCTTTAGATATTTTTGTCTCAAAAAGTGAAGCCATGAATTTTTTGCAATCCGTGCAATGGGAACGGCAGGCTCTTGAAAATTGGGACAATCTCGAAAGTATGGATTCTCCCATCGGAGGGTTCAGGTTTATTCCGGGCGATAACAGTCAAACTGAAATTAAAGTTATAGGCTCGGTGGCGGAGGTTCTGCATTCAAGGGTAACTGAAAAACGCATGTTCTCCCGTAGATTTTCACAGACCGAATATTCTCTCGGAGTAGGCGGACTCGGAGATGTTCCAGAAGATTATATGAAGGTTCTCGGCGCGATGATTACTATCGGCGGAACTATGGCCTGGCTCCCGACAGATGGACATGATCTGGCAGATTTTCTGGTCCCTCAAAACGATACGGGGTCCGTGCTTATCAGAACTCCTTTCAATCTGACTATCGCCGGGGGATTTAACGAGTATGTGATGTTTAATTCCACAGAAGAAGGCGGCACAACTCTGGATAAGCTTTATAGAGGGCTTTTTTTACTGGCCAGAAGACGGCGCCGGGATTTCAAAGGGATAATAGGTGTAGCGGCGTGGACGCAGGTAAGCGAGTTGATGGCAGGAACTTTGATGCGTTCTCCTATAGATGAATTTGCCCCTGCGAACGGCAGGACTATCATTGATCCACTTAATAGCGGGGAGTGGTGGAGTCGGGACAGCATTCCGAGACACCGGAACGTTACCTGTCTTACTTGCGGGGTCGGTGTTGATTTGTCGTGTGATCTTTCAGTTTTTGATCCAGCCGGATTGTATGCCGGTTTTTATATCGATCCTGCCACAGCCGGAGACAAAGGGCATATTTTAAATAATCATGGTGCTGTTTTCGAGCCGCTTCAAATGCCGGAAAAAATGGTTTCACTTGATAAATCAATCCGGCAGGTTTCGGCAAAGGCTGAATTTAAAGATATGCGTAAATTACGTGATAATACTAAAATCACCCGTGCTTTTATGGGGATAAGTTATATTCAAAAATTTTCTCAGGACACTTCGGGCTGGCAGGGGCTTGGTGCTGAAGCCGCAGTCAGTCGAGGTCTCGCGGATAAAAGATATCGTCAGGAAGCAGACTCCCCGACTGTTCCTGAAAAAAGAGAAGAAGAAATAAACAAATTCCAGCGATTTCTTGAAGCTCAACAAGCCAAGCTCGGCACAAAGAATTAAGCTTGTCGGTTAAATTATAGCTGCTAAATTTGCTGAGTTTGTAATACAGTTGCAATGTTGGGAAAATATCATGTGTATATCTGCTATTTATGTGGGCAGTAAAAACAGGTGTGGCTTTCGCATTGTAAATATTTGGAGGCAATATGAAAAAAATAGTACTTTTATGTCTGACTACTCTGGGGCTTTGTTTCGGTAGCGCATTCGCAGCCGATGATACCGTTAAAATCGGAGTTCTTTATAATCTTACGGGAGCTATGGCGGCAGTTGATCAGCCCGGCCTGCACGGCATGGAGCTCGCAAGGGATGTGATAAACAGTGAAGGCGGTGTGCTTGGTAAAAAATTAAGTTTAATAATCTCAGATTGCCGTTCGAATCTTGATTCAACTGCAACCGCAGCTGAATCTATAGCTGATGAGGATGGAATCGTTGCGGTTTTAGGACTTAATGATACTGACTATGTCACAGCGGCGGCTCCTGCTGTAACAACTAAAGGGCTTGTGTTCATCACGGCGGGCGCCACGATGCAAAATTTACCCTATATGTACGGCAAAAACTTTTTTATGACTGCTTTTGGTGACAATATGCAGGCCCGTGCTATTGCTAAGTTTGCAAAGCGCAGACTGAAAACTGAACGCTGTTTTGTCGGGACAAATGTTTCCAGCGAGTTTGCCAAAACTCTTTCTAAGTATTTTAAGCGCAGATATCGCAAATATGGTGGAGTTGTCGTTGACGAGGTCTGGTATAATGCCGGAGACACCACTTATCCGCTACCAAAGGAAGGGGATAAGCCTGACCTGCTTTTTATGTCCATCACACCGCCTGATGCGGCGGGGTATGTGACAGAAGCCCGTAAAGCCGGATTTAACCAGCCGATTGTTTCCGGTGACGGATTTGATACTCCGGGCTTATTGAAGATTCCTGAAGAGTATGCTCATTCAATTTATTTTGCGACCCATGTTGCGTTTGATAATCCTGATCCTGAAGTCCGTGATTTTGTGGATAGCTACAAAAGGATGTTCGGAGTTGCGCCGGAGAGCGGTTTT
This genomic stretch from Maridesulfovibrio ferrireducens harbors:
- a CDS encoding STAS domain-containing protein is translated as MEITVRRHGESVVVSIGERIDAYGAVELDKVLADLLAEESLACMAFDMSDVRYLSSAGIRSIVRTLKILRLRKGALALCGLRSYCKNVLDTAGMTRSLDIFVSKSEAMNFLQSVQWERQALENWDNLESMDSPIGGFRFIPGDNSQTEIKVIGSVAEVLHSRVTEKRMFSRRFSQTEYSLGVGGLGDVPEDYMKVLGAMITIGGTMAWLPTDGHDLADFLVPQNDTGSVLIRTPFNLTIAGGFNEYVMFNSTEEGGTTLDKLYRGLFLLARRRRRDFKGIIGVAAWTQVSELMAGTLMRSPIDEFAPANGRTIIDPLNSGEWWSRDSIPRHRNVTCLTCGVGVDLSCDLSVFDPAGLYAGFYIDPATAGDKGHILNNHGAVFEPLQMPEKMVSLDKSIRQVSAKAEFKDMRKLRDNTKITRAFMGISYIQKFSQDTSGWQGLGAEAAVSRGLADKRYRQEADSPTVPEKREEEINKFQRFLEAQQAKLGTKN
- a CDS encoding ABC transporter substrate-binding protein — encoded protein: MKKIVLLCLTTLGLCFGSAFAADDTVKIGVLYNLTGAMAAVDQPGLHGMELARDVINSEGGVLGKKLSLIISDCRSNLDSTATAAESIADEDGIVAVLGLNDTDYVTAAAPAVTTKGLVFITAGATMQNLPYMYGKNFFMTAFGDNMQARAIAKFAKRRLKTERCFVGTNVSSEFAKTLSKYFKRRYRKYGGVVVDEVWYNAGDTTYPLPKEGDKPDLLFMSITPPDAAGYVTEARKAGFNQPIVSGDGFDTPGLLKIPEEYAHSIYFATHVAFDNPDPEVRDFVDSYKRMFGVAPESGFAALGYDTVMLLAQAITRAGSTNTEAIRSALSATVGFKGVTGEISYPEGVRVPNKTVDIVRFTNGTFSFVEQVSPN
- a CDS encoding 4Fe-4S binding protein; its protein translation is MKKVINKFIPDTGTGKFLKKALEDKNMTIKDVLHGYMYIRWPKAYIGAALGENNLAPIADFISSLIANPADKTKREQLKKDFADTYHGKIIITEEAIKLIHIGREVSTTLPERVLPYSKARDIVLSDPDHIVALECPCRASRKNPCHPLDVCLIIGEPFASFVVENHPDKARSITIDEAERILEAENARGHVHHAFFKDVMLGRFYAICNCCPCCCGAMEAMRNGIPMLAPSGYIAIVDPHKCIGCGQCMEYCPFGAMKVRDKRMHVDPNKCMGCGVCVNKCRKSSLHLARNKKHPEPFLVEKLLKSS